taaaatatcatgATATATGTATCTAGGGAATAGTCGCTTCAAAGTGAATTCTCCCTAGATACATCTattcaattaaattttgaatctaTTCTAAGTATATGGATTGTGCTAAAGATTCAAAacctccaaaatccaaattcCTGGATGAGAAACATTACTGCAGCCTGAATTTCAATACTAAGAATTATGTGTACTCTTAAAATAATGGGTACCCTTGGTTCCTAAAAAGGGCTTTGGTGCATCTAGTTGGAAATATGTCACAATttgtttttgaagaaaaaattatgtcaCAAATTAAGAGCCCATGTTAAGCATAGAAAGTATAATCTCCTTAGCGTTGATCTAAACGCGCTACACCTCTATATGATCGAGATAaaccaaataattcacaattgTTTCACCTGACTctaattgaacaaaaaaaaaaaaaccttaagaaagaaataaaaagtccTTTCCAACAATCccaaaaacagagaaagagaaCTCACATTTCCGGACCAACTTCACCATTCTCAGCAATCCTAGGCACCTTATTCGTTCCCGACTTAAACGAGGCATTCCCTCTCCCTCCTCTCCCACCGGGCAAAACCAATCCCCGCTGCCCCGGATACAACAACTCCAAAAGTACTTCCTCTTTGCCCGCCTCCCTAATAACTGTTCCAGGCGCCACCTTGACCACCACATCCTCTCCCTTGGCCCCACTCTGCATCCTCCCCTGCCCATGAGACCCCCTCCCAGCCCGAAAATGTACGCTGTTGCGGAACGGCAGTAGGGAATTCATCGACCCGTCGACTTCTATATACACATTCCCACCTCTCCCTCCGTCCCCGCCTGAAGGGCCCCCATTGGTACGTACTTCTCGCGCCGAAACGCCACGACGCCATTTCCACCATCTCCGGCCTTGACGTATATCTTGGCCCGGTCAAAACACCGCATGACCGCCGGTACTCCCTTCTCTTTAATTGCATCTCCCTTTTCAAAAGACTCGCCCTCGTTATCATAAAAATCTACGGATTCACCACTATCAAATCCAAACTTTTTGCCATCATCGTCGTCGTCGCCATCACCGACCACGTAGAGTTTTGCCGAAACTCCGTGCTCCTTCACTATTCCTTTATAGGTACCATCCTTTTCAtacatattcgctcttttgccaCCCATAAACCGCGATATTTCTTCCccttctgcttcttcttcttcaaaatcATCGTCGCCTTCGTCATATTCCGAATCAGAATTAACCTCAAAGATTTCAAATTTCCCGTATTTATACCCTAAATCACCATTCTTCACGGAGTCCTCTTCTTCTTCGCTGTTCAAACCCTCAAATTCATTCTCAACTTTCTTTATGACCGATTCTGAGAGCTTCACCTCGTAAGAAAGACTCAATGAGGGGACAGAGAAATCCTCCTTGGGAGGGAGGCGAGTGTAGGTAGTGGCTTCCCCGGCGGAGAGAGCGACCGGTTCGGACGGGGACTTGTACCTACCGGATTGGGTCTTGAGCTTAGGTTTTGGGTTAGGGTTTCGAGGGGGCTTTCTCTTAGAGGGCTCGCGAAGGTTTGGACGAACGACAGCGAAGGGAGAGAAGAAGCTCGTGGAAATGGAAGCCATTTTCTGTCTGCGGCGGAAAGAAGCGGCAAACGAGTTAACGGGTTTTTATCAGAGAAAAAAATCTGGGATTTGAGTGAAAGTGGATAAGGCGCCACGTGTCTATATTGATGTCAAGCGGGAAATCTACAACAGACggttctctctctgtctctctctctctctctctctttcaaaaaacataaaatttattaatggcGGAGAAAACCTCAAACATATCAACCaatccaaaacaaataaaacattccCCCAACCAATAAAACAATTACCAACTGCAACGAACATACAGTGCTCACTTTATCCGATCTATACAACCCTCTAGTCAACTTAGGAAATTGAAGACAATCTATAAACAATCTATTTTCTCCCAATGCCCCACGTTTGGCCAAAGAATCCGCTACTTAGTTTCCTTCTCCATACAAGTGCTTAATAGAGAAATCAAAATCCGTTAACACTGACATCATTTGATCCCAATAATCTCAAAGATATCAAATTGTACATTATTTTGCTAAAATCTAAGAAGCCACCACTAAAGAGTGGCACTCAATATCTATGGACAAATGACCCAACTGATAGCATAactttattacttttattacAGTTCAAAGCTCTGCTTCGTTATTAGTACAAGAactaaagaatttaaaaaaaccGAAAATCAACTTACCTCCAGAATCTCGAAGCACAGCACCTCTCCCAACTGGACCCAGATTCTCAAAGCTACTCCCATcgagatttaattttaaatgacCAGAACACGGCCTCAACCATCTCACCTCTTTCACCGTCATCTACTTTTTCTCTACAATTAGCACGTTTAAAGACCACAAAATACGCTCATCACATACTGAAAGTTTATGGACCTTATGCATCCTACTAGCCACCTATTGTGCCTAGAATTTTATAGAGCTCCGCACTTCCATTAAACTCTCACTTCCACTTTCCATCCTATCCACACACTTCCTACGCCATTGTCACCATATCACAATACATGGAATCAAACCCATTAGAAGCCCCACTTGAGATTGTCGAGAGGCCCTATTAAACCGTATTTGAACCCGCTCCTTCTAGCTTTGCTGAGAATAAAACTGAACCTCCAACTCCAAAATCTTCCTCCAAATAGCCATTGCAAACTCTCATTTTCACAGAACATGctccaatttttttcatgtCCTTTCTCACAACAATTACAGCAAGAGACAATAGGAATACCCAATCTATGAATCTGATCATCCACGTTAGGCATTTAAAAACAGCATTCCACATGCacaatgatatttattttggcAAAAAATTATTCCACACCCATTTTGCCCAATCAAAATGTGCCATCTTCAATCTAATTACCTCTCATGCCAATTTAATAGAGAAGCACCCACTCTTTTCAAGTAAACACAGTAAAATATCCTTTTTATTAGACAAAGCACCAACTGCTTCAATAACTTCTAGAGCCTTCTACCCTCCAATCAATCGCTGAAGACGCTGGAAATCCCAGCTTTCATTCACAACTAATTCCTGGATTATAACGTTAGCATCCAATATCTCAAGTATCCCTTCAAACAGCGGCCCAGTACCCAACAAATTATCATGCCACAATGAAACTCTCCCCTCCCGAACCTTCCATTTAGAGTTACCCAGCAATTCCAGCAACACTCCATGATT
Above is a genomic segment from Juglans microcarpa x Juglans regia isolate MS1-56 chromosome 1D, Jm3101_v1.0, whole genome shotgun sequence containing:
- the LOC121266190 gene encoding LOW QUALITY PROTEIN: GTP-binding protein OBGC, chloroplastic (The sequence of the model RefSeq protein was modified relative to this genomic sequence to represent the inferred CDS: inserted 1 base in 1 codon) — encoded protein: MASISTSFFSPFAVVRPNLREPSKRKPPRNPNPKPKLKTQSGRYKSPSEPVALSAGEATTYTRLPPKEDFSVPSLSLSYEVKLSESVIKKVENEFEGLNSEEEEDSVKNGDLGYKYGKFEIFEVNSDSEYDEGDDDFEEEEAEGEEISRFMGGKRANMYEKDGTYKGIVKEHGVSAKLYVVGDGDDDDDGKKFGFDSGESVDFYDNEGESFEKGDAIKEKGVPAVMRCFDRAKIYVKAGDGGNGVVAFRREKYVPXGGPSGGDGGRGGNVYIEVDGSMNSLLPFRNSVHFRAGRGSHGQGRMQSGAKGEDVVVKVAPGTVIREAGKEEVLLELLYPGQRGLVLPGGRGGRGNASFKSGTNKVPRIAENGEVGPEMWLDLELKLVADVGIIGAPNAGKSTLLSVISAAQPRIENYPFTTLLPNLGVVSFDYDTTMVVADLPGLLEGAHRGFGLGHEFLRHTERCSALVHVVDGSGTQPELEFDAVRLELELFNPELAVKPYIVAYNKMDLPDACEKWPSFKEMLQARGIQPFCMSAVKKEGTHEVICSAYELLQKSRGEKMDFEGPKDLENLNHVADLVHKQRSASINEFEIFHDSSTNTWHVVGSGLQRFVQMTNWRYVDSERRFQHVLEACGVNKSLINLGVKEGDTVIVGEMEMVWHESAHGSGPSNVKSGSATSIKWPQWK